The following proteins come from a genomic window of Kitasatospora sp. NBC_01246:
- a CDS encoding cold-shock protein: MPTGQVKWFNETKGFGFLSRDDGGDVFVHTKALPAGVTVLKPGQRVEFGVVAGHRGDQAMAVQLLDALPSVAAATRKSADDMAALVQDLITMMDAVLPGLQHGRYPAKPTGQKLAGVLRAVADQFDV, translated from the coding sequence ATGCCCACCGGCCAGGTGAAGTGGTTCAACGAGACGAAGGGCTTCGGCTTCCTTTCGCGCGACGACGGCGGCGACGTCTTCGTCCACACCAAGGCGCTGCCCGCCGGTGTCACCGTGCTGAAGCCCGGCCAGCGGGTGGAGTTCGGCGTGGTCGCGGGCCATCGCGGCGACCAGGCGATGGCCGTGCAGCTGCTGGACGCGCTGCCGTCGGTCGCCGCCGCCACGCGCAAGAGCGCGGACGACATGGCGGCGCTGGTGCAGGACCTGATCACCATGATGGACGCGGTGCTGCCCGGGCTCCAGCACGGCCGCTACCCGGCCAAGCCGACCGGCCAGAAGCTGGCCGGGGTGCTGCGCGCGGTGGCCGACCAGTTCGACGTGTAG
- a CDS encoding 1,4-dihydroxy-6-naphthoate synthase gives MAERLTIAHSPCPNDTFVFHAWTHGLVPGADAPEVTFADIDVTNGLAERGELDLLKVSYAALPWVLDEYALLPCGGALGRGCGPLVLTRPETGDDLSGRTVAVPSERSTAYLLFRLWAAKAVPGGLGKIVVLPFHEIMPAVRDGRVDAGLVIHEARFTYRQYGLRSLADMGEAWERETGLPIPLGAIIARRSLGAERLRAVTEAIRASVRQAWADPSASREYVLAHAQEMDPAVADQHIGLYVNEFTADLGEDGYAAVRALLTRAAAEGLVPPLDPGALDA, from the coding sequence GTGGCTGAACGGCTGACCATCGCCCACTCGCCCTGCCCGAACGACACCTTCGTGTTCCACGCCTGGACGCACGGCCTGGTGCCCGGCGCGGACGCCCCCGAGGTCACCTTCGCGGACATCGACGTCACCAACGGCCTGGCCGAGCGCGGCGAACTGGACCTCCTGAAGGTCAGCTACGCCGCGCTGCCCTGGGTGCTGGACGAGTACGCGCTGCTGCCCTGCGGCGGCGCGCTCGGCCGCGGCTGCGGCCCGCTGGTGCTCACCCGCCCGGAGACCGGCGACGACCTGAGCGGCCGGACGGTCGCCGTCCCCTCCGAGCGGTCCACCGCCTACCTGCTGTTCCGGCTCTGGGCGGCCAAGGCGGTGCCCGGCGGCCTGGGGAAGATCGTCGTCCTGCCGTTCCACGAGATCATGCCCGCCGTCAGGGACGGCCGGGTGGACGCCGGCCTGGTGATCCACGAGGCCCGCTTCACCTACCGGCAGTACGGCCTGCGCAGCCTGGCCGACATGGGCGAGGCCTGGGAGCGCGAGACCGGCCTGCCGATCCCGCTCGGCGCGATCATCGCCAGGCGCTCGCTCGGCGCCGAACGGCTGCGCGCGGTCACCGAGGCGATCCGCGCCTCCGTCCGCCAGGCCTGGGCCGACCCGTCGGCCAGCCGGGAGTACGTGCTCGCGCACGCCCAGGAGATGGACCCGGCCGTCGCCGACCAGCACATCGGCCTGTACGTCAACGAGTTCACCGCCGACCTCGGCGAGGACGGCTACGCCGCGGTGCGGGCGCTGCTCACCCGGGCCGCCGCCGAGGGGCTGGTACCCCCGCTCGACCCGGGTGCGCTGGACGCCTGA
- a CDS encoding futalosine hydrolase, producing the protein MTVRLHDDEQSAPRRGRLLVVVAVPAEAAAVLRGLGHREDGAEAAPVPVPGGGLHRAEHPSGVTVDVLAGGVGPAAAASAASAALAVGQYDLVLSAGIGGGFAPAAPVGATVLAEAIVAADLGAETPEGFADVTELGFGTVRHTPARAAVARAAEALGAAAGDSPVVTGTVLTVSTVTGSAARAAALTARHPDAVAEAMEGFGVAEAAARHGVPVFELRTVSNPVGPRDRAAWRIGEALAALERAFTALPYPELLTTSEEARRG; encoded by the coding sequence ATGACCGTGCGACTCCACGACGACGAGCAGTCGGCCCCCCGGCGGGGCCGACTGCTCGTCGTCGTCGCGGTGCCGGCCGAGGCCGCCGCCGTGCTGCGGGGCCTGGGCCACCGCGAGGACGGCGCGGAGGCCGCCCCGGTGCCGGTGCCCGGCGGCGGGCTGCACCGCGCCGAGCACCCCTCGGGGGTCACGGTGGACGTGCTGGCGGGCGGGGTCGGCCCGGCCGCCGCCGCCTCGGCCGCGTCCGCCGCGCTCGCCGTCGGCCAGTACGACCTGGTGCTCTCGGCCGGCATCGGCGGCGGGTTCGCCCCGGCCGCGCCGGTCGGCGCGACCGTGCTCGCCGAGGCGATCGTCGCGGCCGACCTGGGCGCGGAGACCCCGGAGGGCTTCGCCGACGTCACCGAACTGGGCTTCGGGACGGTCCGGCACACCCCCGCCCGGGCCGCCGTGGCCCGCGCCGCCGAGGCGCTGGGCGCTGCGGCCGGCGACTCCCCGGTGGTCACCGGCACCGTGCTCACCGTCTCGACGGTGACTGGCAGCGCCGCCCGCGCCGCCGCCCTGACCGCCCGCCACCCCGACGCGGTGGCCGAGGCGATGGAGGGCTTCGGGGTGGCCGAGGCCGCCGCCCGGCACGGGGTGCCGGTCTTCGAGCTGCGCACCGTCTCCAACCCGGTGGGCCCCCGCGACCGGGCCGCCTGGCGGATCGGCGAGGCCCTCGCCGCGCTGGAGCGGGCCTTCACCGCGCTCCCCTACCCGGAGCTCCTGACCACGTCCGAGGAGGCCCGCCGTGGCTGA
- a CDS encoding MFS transporter, with protein MVRTASAAGARTGKVVHGTGRRIRRATSAEGAGESGLAKLIELHALNSFGDMLITVALASTIFFSVPTGEARGRVALYLLITMAPFALLAPVIGPLLDRLPHGRRAAMAMSMLARAVLAWTMAGTVSGGGLALYPEALGVLVASKAYGVVRSVVVPRLLPSRLSLVKANSRVTLAGLLATMVAAGVGGVLHLIGPGWPLRGAFLVFVVGTLMAFHLPHEVDSAKGEQRAVLHAEAHGEPAAVPGAEEARSAGTPKASLRTVGPSVILALRAMSALRWLVGFLVMFLAFLLREDPVGGLQPTLALGLVALAAGTGNALGSVLGSWLRTRGSEATVTAMLLLATCATAAAALWYGVVTVVVVAAASGVAASLGKLALDALIQRDVPESVRTSAFARSETLLQLSWVAGGAVGILLPLDGALGLSVAAGVVGVVLLWTVRALVKVGTRRRATAPRVA; from the coding sequence CTGGTCCGCACCGCCTCCGCCGCCGGCGCCCGAACCGGAAAGGTCGTACACGGCACCGGCCGGCGGATCCGCCGGGCGACCTCCGCCGAGGGCGCCGGGGAGTCCGGCCTGGCCAAGCTGATCGAGCTGCACGCGCTGAACTCCTTCGGCGACATGCTGATCACCGTGGCGCTGGCCTCCACCATCTTCTTCTCCGTCCCCACCGGCGAGGCGCGCGGCCGGGTCGCCCTCTACCTGCTGATCACCATGGCGCCGTTCGCGCTGCTGGCGCCGGTGATCGGCCCGCTGCTGGACCGCCTGCCGCACGGCCGGCGGGCCGCGATGGCGATGTCGATGCTGGCCCGCGCGGTGCTGGCGTGGACGATGGCCGGCACGGTGTCCGGCGGCGGGCTGGCGCTCTACCCGGAGGCGCTGGGCGTCCTGGTGGCGTCCAAGGCGTACGGGGTGGTGCGCAGCGTGGTCGTGCCACGACTGCTGCCGAGCCGGCTGTCACTCGTGAAGGCGAACTCCCGGGTCACCCTGGCCGGGCTGCTGGCCACCATGGTGGCGGCCGGGGTCGGCGGGGTGCTGCACCTGATCGGGCCGGGCTGGCCGTTGCGCGGCGCCTTCCTGGTCTTCGTGGTCGGCACCCTGATGGCCTTCCACCTGCCGCACGAGGTGGACTCCGCCAAGGGCGAGCAGCGGGCCGTCCTGCACGCCGAGGCGCACGGCGAGCCCGCCGCCGTGCCGGGCGCCGAGGAGGCCAGGAGCGCCGGCACCCCGAAGGCGTCCCTGCGCACCGTCGGCCCGTCGGTGATCCTGGCCCTGCGGGCGATGTCGGCCCTGCGCTGGCTGGTCGGCTTCCTGGTGATGTTCCTGGCGTTCTTGCTGCGCGAGGATCCGGTCGGCGGGCTGCAGCCGACCCTGGCGCTCGGCCTGGTGGCGCTGGCCGCCGGCACCGGCAACGCGCTCGGCTCGGTGCTCGGCTCCTGGCTGCGGACCCGCGGCTCGGAGGCGACGGTCACCGCGATGCTGCTGCTGGCCACCTGCGCGACGGCCGCCGCCGCGCTCTGGTACGGCGTGGTGACGGTGGTGGTGGTCGCCGCCGCGTCCGGGGTGGCGGCCTCGCTGGGCAAGCTGGCGCTGGACGCGCTGATCCAGCGGGACGTCCCGGAGTCGGTGCGGACGTCGGCCTTCGCCCGCTCGGAGACGCTGCTGCAGCTGTCCTGGGTGGCCGGCGGCGCGGTCGGCATCCTGCTGCCGCTGGACGGCGCGCTGGGGCTCTCGGTGGCGGCCGGCGTGGTCGGCGTGGTGCTGCTCTGGACGGTTCGCGCGCTGGTCAAGGTGGGCACCCGGCGCCGCGCGACCGCCCCGCGGGTGGCTTAG
- a CDS encoding DUF3027 domain-containing protein, whose product MRSRTPDRLCAEAVELARQAADEAVGAETVGAHLGVQADADRVVTHTFECLDAAYRGWHWAVTVARAPRAKNVTLDEVVLLPGDDAVLAPQWVPWSERLRPGDMGPGDLLPTDADDLRLEPGWTGEDEPAPNSVVALAEEDVVVSDPSVQPAPARAQIGALAEELGLGRSRVLSRLGLHLAADRWEKAHGPQTPMAQAAPASCASCGFLVPIGGSLGQAFGVCGNEFGPADGQIVSFAYGCGGHSEAAVIPAPPAPSELILDELVVEPLQLHPDRTSGSVEPDAPAEELGHS is encoded by the coding sequence ATGCGAAGCCGTACCCCCGATCGGCTCTGTGCCGAGGCCGTCGAACTCGCCCGGCAGGCAGCGGACGAGGCCGTCGGAGCAGAGACCGTAGGGGCGCACCTCGGCGTCCAGGCGGATGCCGACCGCGTCGTCACCCACACCTTCGAGTGCCTGGACGCGGCATACCGGGGCTGGCACTGGGCGGTCACCGTGGCCCGCGCCCCCCGCGCCAAGAACGTGACCCTGGACGAGGTCGTGCTGCTGCCGGGCGACGACGCCGTGCTGGCCCCGCAGTGGGTGCCGTGGAGCGAGCGGCTGCGCCCCGGCGACATGGGCCCCGGGGACCTGCTGCCCACCGACGCCGACGACCTGCGCCTGGAGCCGGGCTGGACCGGCGAGGACGAGCCGGCCCCGAACTCCGTGGTGGCGCTGGCCGAGGAGGACGTGGTCGTCTCCGACCCGTCGGTCCAGCCGGCCCCGGCCCGCGCCCAGATCGGCGCCCTCGCCGAGGAGCTCGGCCTGGGCCGCAGCCGGGTGCTCTCCCGGCTCGGGCTGCACCTGGCCGCCGACCGCTGGGAGAAGGCGCACGGCCCGCAGACCCCGATGGCACAGGCCGCGCCGGCCTCCTGCGCGAGCTGCGGCTTCCTCGTCCCGATCGGCGGCTCGCTCGGTCAGGCCTTCGGTGTCTGCGGCAACGAGTTCGGCCCGGCCGACGGTCAGATCGTCTCCTTCGCGTACGGCTGCGGCGGGCACTCCGAGGCGGCCGTCATCCCGGCCCCGCCGGCGCCGTCCGAGCTGATCCTGGACGAGCTGGTGGTCGAGCCGCTCCAGCTGCACCCCGACCGCACCTCCGGTTCGGTGGAGCCCGACGCCCCGGCCGAGGAGCTCGGCCACTCCTGA